In the bacterium genome, TGACGAACTGAATCAGATCCTCAAACAGCTTCGGCTCTCCAACCTGCGTGCGAACTGGGACGCTTACGTGAATGCCGCTTCCAAGGGGCGCCACTCGCCAGTGCGCCTTCTGCGCCACGTCCTCGAAGAGGAATACCGGGCCAAACAAGAAGGTGCCCGCGAGCGCCGGCTAAAGCGCGCTGCCATTCCCGAGCTGCTGGTCATGGAGACCTTTCCCTTCGCCAAGCAGCGCAAGCTCAACAAGAAGAAGATTCTCTCGCTCTACGATGACTTCACCTTCATCGAGAAGAGTCAGAACATCATCTGGATCGGCCCGACGGGGTGCGGCAAGACCGGACTCGCCACGAGCTTTCTCGTCAAGGCCATCCAGCGCGGTCACACCGGACGCGCCATCCTGTTTCCCGAACTCGTCCAGGAACTCTATGCCTCCGTGGCCGATCACTCCGAGACCAAGGTGATCAAGCGATTCCTCTCGTACGATTGTTTGCTGATCGACGAGATCGGATACATCGAACTGGAACCGGTCCAGGTGGGTCTC is a window encoding:
- a CDS encoding ATP-binding protein, with the protein product MDDELNQILKQLRLSNLRANWDAYVNAASKGRHSPVRLLRHVLEEEYRAKQEGARERRLKRAAIPELLVMETFPFAKQRKLNKKKILSLYDDFTFIEKSQNIIWIGPTGCGKTGLATSFLVKAIQRGHTGRAILFPELVQELYASVADHSETKVIKRFLSYDCLLIDEIGYIELEPVQVGLFFTLMHKRYRKKPTLITSNLGFSEWSSFLKNDHLTAALIDRLTENSHVINMKNCVSLRPKLSPDP